The Drosophila biarmipes strain raj3 chromosome 2L, RU_DBia_V1.1, whole genome shotgun sequence genome has a window encoding:
- the LOC108029239 gene encoding peptidyl-prolyl cis-trans isomerase, rhodopsin-specific isozyme encodes MKLLGVIVLCSYLLAVASGLSFTVTSRIYMDVKHNKKPVGRITFGLFGKLAPKTVANFRHICLRGINGTSYVGSRFHRVVDRFLVQGGDILNGDGTGSISIYGDYFPDENKALEVEHNRPGYLGMANRGPDTNGCQFYVTTVGAKWLDGKHTVFGKVLEGMETIYAIEDVKTDTDDFPLEPVVISNCGEIPTEQFEFYPDDFNILGWIKAAGLPVTSSFCVLLIFHYFFRQLNMYC; translated from the exons ATGAAGCTCCTCGGTGTGATAGTCCTCTGCAGCTACCTTTTGGCCGTTGCCAGTGGCTTGAGCTTCACGGTGACGTCGCGGATCTACATGGATGTGAAGCACAACAAGAAGCCGGTGGGCAGGATCACCTTCGGCCTGTTCGGGAAGCTGGCTCCCAAGACGGTGGCCAACTTCCGGCACATTTGCCTGCGCGGCATCAACGGGACCAGCTACGTGGGATCGCGTTTCCATCGCGTGGTGGACCGCTTCCTCGTCCAAGGCGGCGACATCCTCAATGGCGATGGAACCGGCTCCATTAGCATCTACGGAGACTACTTCCCGGACGAGAACAAGGCCTTGGAAGTGGAGCACAACAGACCGGGCTACTTGGGCATGGCCAATCGCGGTCCGGATACCAACGGCTGCCAGTTCTATGTGACAACCGTGGGCGCCAAGTGGCTGGATGGGAAGCACACCGTGTTTGGCAAGGTGCTGGAGGGAATGGAAACCATCTACGCTATCGAGGAC GTGAAAACGGACACGGATGACTTCCCCCTGGAGCCAGTGGTGATCTCGAACTGCGGCGAAATCCCCACGGAGCAGTTCGAATTCTACCCGGACGACTTCAACATCCTCGGCTGGATCAAGGCGGCTGGCCTGCCCGTGACCAGCTCCTTCTGCGTGCTGCTCATCTTCCACTACTTTTTCCGCCAGCTCAATATGTATTGCTGA